The genome window ttcacttaGTGTATCAGACCTCATAACTTACTGAAATATACAGGATTTGAACACTCAACCTTTTGTCTTACAATCATTCTCTTGTACCCCTAAATTAACTGACCTCACACCCAAGGTCATGTTTTCGGCacgtttgtttctttcacttagtGTATCGGACCTCGAAACATGTCGGATTTGAACACTGAGTCTTCAGTTTCCCAATCATTCTGTTATCACTCTAAGATATCTGATCTGACAGAATAGTTTATGATTATGGCATATTCGTCTCTTTCACTTAGTATATCGGACCTTAAAACTTCCTCAAACATATAATGTTTGAACactcaaccttctgtcttccaatcaGTCCCTTATCACCCTACGCTATCTGACCTGCCACAATGTTGATGCTTTcgtaaaaaactcatagtacagcatgtcaaaaaaagtagtagtatagcatgttgaaaaaagtgattaaaaagtcatagtatagtatgtccaaagaagtgataaataagtcatagtatagtatgtcaaaaaaatgattaaaaaaaagtattgtttgttatagtatgtcgaaaaaagtgataaataagtcatagtatagcatgtcgaaaaaagtgattaaaacgtcatagtatagtatgtccaaagaagtgataaataagtcatagtatagtatgtcatagtatattatatcgagaaaaaaaagtcatagtatagtatgtcgaaaaagtgataaaaaagtaatggtacagtatgttgaaaaaagtcatattatagaatgccataaaaaatcattaaaaagtcacagtgtagtatgacttgtttattgtatattatatcgaataaagtcattgtataatatgtcgaaaaatttaatgaaaaagtcatagtacatcaaaaaaagtgataaaaaaagtatttgtatagtatgtaaaatagtcatagttaagtatgccataaaaatatAGTGTCATAACAAGTTCATTAAAggggacatattatgcttttccgtattttctgtcatatctgcaaTGTTATAATGTCGGATTTTCACATAAAACGTGGCCAGAACTTCAAACAATGAGGTATATGCATTTTAGAGAATTCACTTTGAGCTAAAaagttcagatttccaactgttcttAACtctccggtttcaacagttttttctactctcggctaagtATTATGCAACTCTAAGCCGGACTTCTATGATTAGTTATCTGCTCCAGGCAAGAACTACTGAGCTGTTTTTTAACAGTGTTAACATTGACAGATGTAGCCACATGCTACAGCAGTAAACGATGTCATCTTGtcatcataaaaagtcaaagtataatatgtcataaaaaaaaaaatcataaaaatgtcatatcaaaaatcataaaaagtgaataaaaaaatcatagtatagtacaacataaaataaatatggtatgtcgtaaaaaagtcatagtatagtatgtcataacaaaAATCCCTGAAGAAATcatgtcattaaaaagttatagtatatcaTAAAAGAAGTCATACTATATCGTATGTCATTGAAGGTCATAGTATTGTAGACTGTAAATGCATTCAATGTCTATAATCCAACCATAAATAGTGTCAAAAATGGTTTGATTTAATGTAAACTGTAtggattataataataataataacagtggTGTTAACCTCTCAATCTGGGTCAATCTATAAAAATTCCTAAAGTGGCTTTACCAGTTTCCCAATAAGCATGTGACTTTACAAAAGACTCAGCAGAAACCACAAACTGAAAAcagaaatagatttttttcagaCATGACAGCCAAGTCTTTGAGAATGAAAAAAGCATTGTGTGAAGTTAAGAATTGTGACTAAACAGCCCACAAGGTGTCTGATAACTATAAACAACAAAGGACACCTTTCACCTGAGTGTTCCTCTCAAATTTCTTGGGTTTTAACATTGTCTCATGACATTGCTGACATTTAAAGCTCAGACATGAAAAGCCTAAAACCATCTACTTGTTGTTGCCAAGATTCAGTGTTTGTATTAGTGAGCGAGCAGGTTAGGAATGTGTGTAGGCAGGCAGATGAAGGTCACATGCAAAAGTACTTTCATCCCCTTTGTCTTTCTgcaatcttttctttttttttataaatcatcacAAAGACAGTAGTCAGTTTCAGAGGAAGTAACGACAAGACAAAAATAACACAGACATTTTATTGTTTCTTCTCTGAAATATTGACACTACAGTGCTACAGCGAGGGGGCGGAGTTGGACTTGTGACAAGCTGTGAGTGGAAATTTGAATGTTTAGCACGAGAGTGAAACTGCAAACAATAGGAACTGACACAGACAGAGCTATAAATATGAGGAGGACTGGTTTCTGTTGCATTTAAGTtgattaaatattaataaacaaGCCATCTGGGGTGACAGCCACACCAACAGAGAGTAATAACAGGCAAGAGCAAAGTGAAGAGCAGATCTGAAACTACTATACATGAGactttttgtattttcaaaCTAAAATCCTACATCAACTTTTTGTAGTAAGTCAGGTCCTTTTCCCAAAATCatgtcaaagaaaacaaaacagacagacaaacattaCATGACAGGTATTTCAGTCTTACCTCACCAATCATTTACTACAATAGACCATGAGTCATGGGAGGGTTTCTATTGTTCCCAAGTTAAATATCGATGTTCATGAGTTCTCTTTTTAAGCTCCACGCTAACTGTGAGAATCCCCTCCTACTAATGATTAATGCTGGCAGCATTTTTTATGTAGGAATTTTAAACTGCTCCTGGTTGCTAAAGTCTTGACCAGCAAGGTCTTCAGACAAAGATATGGTTTAAGGacaaacacatttcacagtGCAAGCAGCCGGAGCAGTAGCCTTGGATTTGGGACAACATAATGTTGTTTGGCTCTAAATCCAGAGGAgaaattcaacattttgggaaatacactttcttgccaagagttggaTGAAAAGATCCATACCATTCTGGTGGTGAGAGacgtgagagtggtatcaatcttcttttctttttcttggcaagaaagcaaataagcacatttcccaaaatgtctaatTATTCCTAGAGCTTGATGATCCTGACTATCCCGTCCTCATAGCTCCTCTTCTGTCTTAACCTGAACCATGTTGGAGGAGTTGTCCTGTGCCTCTGGCTGCAGAGTCTGGTTCTCATTGACAAGCATGTTGAACTGCAAGTCGCTGTAGTTGTAATGTGAAAAGTCTTGAGCATACAAGCCAAAGTTCTGGTTGGAGTTCATGTCCATGTTTGCAAACGCGGGGTCGGGCCCCTGCTCAAAGCCAGAGGGTGAAGTGAAGCTCGGGTCAGAAATCATGTCCCAAAACTCAGGTATTTCCAGCAACTGGTTAAAGATGGCCGTCGCATCGGTGCCATTGTCTGAGTCCTGGGGCTCATTGTAACACATTGCCCCTAAAGCGGAGGACCCAGGCTGGGCAGCACAAGGCCTCTCGTCTGGAGACATCATGGTTTGAGGCTCCGGGAAGTGGAAAGGCTGCTCCACAGCAGGTGCACTTTCTGctgcaggagaggagacagattGTGTTACAGAGATAATAAATACCAGTTAGAAATATGATAAAAGGTCCGTTAATAGATAGAGGACTTTATACTTGGATCATGAGATCTTTGCTGTTTGAAACTTGATATTATTCAAATCTTGAAAGAAATTCAGATATTTCAAGACATGTAGGCAATTTTGATGATGGTctaagaaataaaaatgtggcaaaaatacacacataatcatgcaaaatgttaaaatattaaaataagcACATACCCTCAGTtgccactttattaggtacacttAGCAAAAGATGTATGTATTCAGACAGCAGTCTTGCAATAAATCTTCCTttcatgaaggttataatgttcagtttgtgtttATACTGTTTTAGAAAGGTGTTGATTCAAATGTATGATCATTTTGGAGGATGTAGTTCGTGGGGCTGTTGAACTGTATTGAGTTATAGTGACAGGAGTAATTTCACAAAAGATCACAAAaaggtaggatttattgcaggactgttgtattgGACTGTATTAGgtttagctaggtgtacctGGCAACTGAGAGTAGATGTGCTTCCCTGTACAGTTAAATTAATTGCTTGTAATGTGGAACATTGTAACTAGTACCCCAGCACTTTTCATTAATACATTGCACCTTTTTTTACTCTAATTAAGTATATTTGATTTTACTTTGTATGTAATATATAtgtgcatatgtatgtatatagtatagttataatacttatattatatatatatatatatatatatatatatatatatatatatatatatatatacacaattatTTCACTATGTATATCAATCATCTTGGGCACAGAAATTTCCTTTCAGATAAATAAAGTGTGAGCAGAAAAGCCGATTAGAACGTGCAGTGTGAGTTAACACAACATACAAGATTAATAAAATGCGGTGTGTCTGCCCAGATTTAAAAGAAATGAGCtattgttaaaggaacacgccaacttattgggaatgtagcttattcaccgtaacccccagagttagataagtccatacatacccttctcatctccgtgcgtgctgtaaggctgtctgatgGCCCCAGCGGCAGCAGCCCATCACAGAaaatgcaggtgaatggttccagcattcctactgctccgaattgtgacaaaagtgacaaaataacttattgggagcagtaggattgctggaaccattcacctgcatgtactgtgatgggctgctgccgctggagccgtcagacagccttacagcacgcacagagatgagaagggtatgtatccaCTTGTCTAACtgtgggggttacggtgaataagctaaattcccaataagtcggcgtgttcctttaatgttatttttaacACCTATGCTTTTCCAACTGTGGCAAGTCAAAATGTTTTCTGTGAAAAAGCCTATTCAGACAAGCAGTCTGACAAAAGGCGACTTGCCTAAATGAATCAAGTTTACCTTCTAACTGCCACTAAACATGAATGAAGAAAACATCAAATCTAAAGGAGGAAAGACGTTGGAGCCTTACCTGTCACACAAGGTTTATCTCTGAAGCTGATGTCTGACTTTATCTTCCTCTTCCGCTTCACCTCATATGGATCTGAAATGAGTCAGAAGTACTTTAACAACGAACCTCCTGTTATTGTTTCTGGGTTTAAGATGATCTGCTTCATTTGCTTTGTATCAAGTACAGTTTAGCAATTCATTAATAAACAGTACAGACCAGACGGTTCGGTGCTGACTGACCTGGGTTGTGTGGCAGGTACGTGAAGGTGACAGACTCACTCTCCATCTGGTCGGAGAGGCGACGCAGGACCACACTGACTTCAACTTCCTCTGTGATGTCCTGGTCCTGGTAGGGCGGAGTTTTAAACACAATGGCGATCTGACGGTGCACGTCTGTCTGGGCAAACTCCCCGCTCGCCTTCCACGATCCTTTCCTGAAGAGGATCTCTATGTCATCTGTGGGTGACAACACGCAGAGTCAGAAAAATGAGAAAACTACTTTTAGAATATagagttattttttaaatcctgaTTTTTGCCTGCTGTTTATATCTTCTTATACCTGAACCATACTAAGTGTTGTGTCCACTTTTGTGTAATAGTAGTACAGTAACAACAGTGATATTACATTACAACATCTGAGTTAATGGATTATACAAATGAGCAAAAATACTGTACAACCACTTTTATGTGTCTTCCTTAGCTTCAGATCGAGTTCATAATACTTAATCATTTAGGATGTTCATTTTCCTTCTACAGAGGTGGAGACAAGATAACAGAAATACCTTTCACTACAAATACCCTGCAGTAAATACCAATTTCTTTGTTGACATCAACAACAACCAAAGAGCCAttcagacagcagcagctgtaAAACAGCCATAATGGCGAGTACTAGTTTTGCTGTAATGCAAACAACAAATGAATTTCCAGGGCAACTTAAAGAGGTGCAAAGACTGCTAAATACATACTGCTAAATCATATGATAtagcaaaagaaaatgtctCAAAAATGAAGACAATATGTGCAGAACACAGGAAAACGCTATAATAACAATGACTGAACGACAAgtcaacaaaaactaaacataagCAATAAGCGGTAACACTTTAcctgaaggtatctacataagagtgacatgacattgtcatgtcactcttatgtagatactttcaagtaaagtgtaacccaataAGCTTTGCAAAATTGATCcttgccttaaaaaaaaaaaaaaaaatcacagaagTATGTCTTATTTCGTATTGACTGTACCTTGTTTTAATAGTTAACTAGTTTCAAGAGGGAGagtcacatcatcatcatcatcatcatcatcatcatcatcatactaAATGTCTGGTGTGTATCTGACCCAGCGGGGGGCCTTTTTTTACACTTAACTCCTGAAAACTGAGCTTGTCCCATGTAGTGTCTGCAGTGTGAGCCTAGTTTTGTCCACCCTCTGTATACTTTTGTACATGGGCAACAGAAACGTACCTTTCTGAACTTTGTCACAAAGCATGTAGATCTCTGTCTTTCCGGTGCAGGAACCTCTGTACTGGTTAAAACGGCCAATCTTCAGCTGTGATGTAGTTGTGGCCtctgtgaaaaaacaaaacatgcaacaaTGTGTGAGaatcataaaacacattaaCATAGCCTATTGTTGGTGCAGTTGGTTACAAGAGTGTGTTTCTTACTCTTGTCATAAACGGGATTTGACAGCACTGGGCTGAGAGAGTCTTTTCTGCCGTCCTCCCAGTCAAGCTCACACTGAAAACATAGACGCACAGAATTCATGTCCATGTCTTCAATGCCCTTTGAGTGACCAGCTGAGGGATGAAAAGACACACAATCTAAGTCTGTTTCCAGGAGTCACAATTAATTTAAACAGCAAGGAaagaagaatgtgtgtgtgtgtgtgtgtgtgtgtgtgtgtgtgtgtgtgtgtgtgtgtgtgtgtgtgtgtgtgtgtgtgtgtgcgtgtgtcttacTTTGAAAGGGGTCAATATTTTGGCTTCTTCTCTTCTCAAGTGAAACATCCAGCTCTTTCCTCCTCACACACTGGACACCGAGGTTAGCAAAGCTACAGGTACAGAAGACACAACACACTTTGTCAGACACACTTTTGTATGTTAGAAAATGCAAGAAACAAATTATATGATGTTAAGAGTCTAAGTAAAAGAGAAGaatgtggggttttttttaagttattagAAGGAGAGATAAATGAGGGATGGGATGAGCACCTGTGACGTCGGTTGCTGTGAGGATTGAGCGTGACCCTGCAGATTCCTGAACCGTTTGGGCAGTCTTTACCCACAAGGCAGTGGGGGTGAGGCCGGTGTGGGGGGTCTTTGGTCACCAAGGAAACTGTGACTGTGACCCTCTTCAAGTGGTCAATGGGGCCCTGAATCTGAAAGAGAGAACAGGACAGGAAGAGGACATAGAGAAGTAGGGAGAAGACAGAAAAATGCAAGGCAATGGTAAAAATATTGACATATGgaacacaaaaacaaccaaacagCACACGTACATGAAAACACACTCACCGTGATACCGGAAGTGGTTCAACATGGTGATATATTCATTTCTAATACACAGAAGAAAGAAGGAGAGCCATCAAATTGAGAATAATTGATAAaactaaatattaaaa of Sander lucioperca isolate FBNREF2018 chromosome 5, SLUC_FBN_1.2, whole genome shotgun sequence contains these proteins:
- the relb gene encoding proto-oncogene c-Rel isoform X2: MVFKDSSHAMKDMDVFNGISETRGPSDFDLIEEIITEEGERSRASLPRPPAPPADLLCQPHSQNHRMPRQSSPPPPAPVLVARGTACQPICTFPQPQQQSRTLREMAHSSRGAGSPAGTSRRGRGSKSSGCVSSQNHGGDTEMLERLLNKPKLVVVEEPKERGMRFRYECEGRSAGSILGASSTETNKSQPAIEIQGPIDHLKRVTVTVSLVTKDPPHRPHPHCLVGKDCPNGSGICRVTLNPHSNRRHSFANLGVQCVRRKELDVSLEKRRSQNIDPFQTGHSKGIEDMDMNSVRLCFQCELDWEDGRKDSLSPVLSNPVYDKKATTTSQLKIGRFNQYRGSCTGKTEIYMLCDKVQKDDIEILFRKGSWKASGEFAQTDVHRQIAIVFKTPPYQDQDITEEVEVSVVLRRLSDQMESESVTFTYLPHNPDPYEVKRKRKIKSDISFRDKPCVTESAPAVEQPFHFPEPQTMMSPDERPCAAQPGSSALGAMCYNEPQDSDNGTDATAIFNQLLEIPEFWDMISDPSFTSPSGFEQGPDPAFANMDMNSNQNFGLYAQDFSHYNYSDLQFNMLVNENQTLQPEAQDNSSNMVQVKTEEEL
- the relb gene encoding transcription factor RelB isoform X4, whose protein sequence is MAHSSRGAGSPAGTSRRGRGSKSSGCVSSQNHGGDTEMLERLLNKPKLVVVEEPKERGMRFRYECEGRSAGSILGASSTETNKSQPAIEIQGPIDHLKRVTVTVSLVTKDPPHRPHPHCLVGKDCPNGSGICRVTLNPHSNRRHSFANLGVQCVRRKELDVSLEKRRSQNIDPFQTGHSKGIEDMDMNSVRLCFQCELDWEDGRKDSLSPVLSNPVYDKKATTTSQLKIGRFNQYRGSCTGKTEIYMLCDKVQKDDIEILFRKGSWKASGEFAQTDVHRQIAIVFKTPPYQDQDITEEVEVSVVLRRLSDQMESESVTFTYLPHNPDPYEVKRKRKIKSDISFRDKPCVTAESAPAVEQPFHFPEPQTMMSPDERPCAAQPGSSALGAMCYNEPQDSDNGTDATAIFNQLLEIPEFWDMISDPSFTSPSGFEQGPDPAFANMDMNSNQNFGLYAQDFSHYNYSDLQFNMLVNENQTLQPEAQDNSSNMVQVKTEEEL
- the relb gene encoding transcription factor p65 isoform X1, with product MVFKDSSHAMKDMDVFNGISETRGPSDFDLIEEIITEEGERSRASLPRPPAPPADLLCQPHSQNHRMPRQSSPPPPAPVLVARGTACQPICTFPQPQQQSRTLREMAHSSRGAGSPAGTSRRGRGSKSSGCVSSQNHGGDTEMLERLLNKPKLVVVEEPKERGMRFRYECEGRSAGSILGASSTETNKSQPAIEIQGPIDHLKRVTVTVSLVTKDPPHRPHPHCLVGKDCPNGSGICRVTLNPHSNRRHSFANLGVQCVRRKELDVSLEKRRSQNIDPFQTGHSKGIEDMDMNSVRLCFQCELDWEDGRKDSLSPVLSNPVYDKKATTTSQLKIGRFNQYRGSCTGKTEIYMLCDKVQKDDIEILFRKGSWKASGEFAQTDVHRQIAIVFKTPPYQDQDITEEVEVSVVLRRLSDQMESESVTFTYLPHNPDPYEVKRKRKIKSDISFRDKPCVTAESAPAVEQPFHFPEPQTMMSPDERPCAAQPGSSALGAMCYNEPQDSDNGTDATAIFNQLLEIPEFWDMISDPSFTSPSGFEQGPDPAFANMDMNSNQNFGLYAQDFSHYNYSDLQFNMLVNENQTLQPEAQDNSSNMVQVKTEEEL
- the relb gene encoding transcription factor RelB isoform X3, producing MTKSSTFLLLCSLQPICTFPQPQQQSRTLREMAHSSRGAGSPAGTSRRGRGSKSSGCVSSQNHGGDTEMLERLLNKPKLVVVEEPKERGMRFRYECEGRSAGSILGASSTETNKSQPAIEIQGPIDHLKRVTVTVSLVTKDPPHRPHPHCLVGKDCPNGSGICRVTLNPHSNRRHSFANLGVQCVRRKELDVSLEKRRSQNIDPFQTGHSKGIEDMDMNSVRLCFQCELDWEDGRKDSLSPVLSNPVYDKKATTTSQLKIGRFNQYRGSCTGKTEIYMLCDKVQKDDIEILFRKGSWKASGEFAQTDVHRQIAIVFKTPPYQDQDITEEVEVSVVLRRLSDQMESESVTFTYLPHNPDPYEVKRKRKIKSDISFRDKPCVTAESAPAVEQPFHFPEPQTMMSPDERPCAAQPGSSALGAMCYNEPQDSDNGTDATAIFNQLLEIPEFWDMISDPSFTSPSGFEQGPDPAFANMDMNSNQNFGLYAQDFSHYNYSDLQFNMLVNENQTLQPEAQDNSSNMVQVKTEEEL